A region from the Halobacillus mangrovi genome encodes:
- a CDS encoding C45 family autoproteolytic acyltransferase/hydolase: MKYIHSDILQFRGTHYDFGYWQGGKLRDSWTVKNRVKQWKVRKPRFTVEESEVREAITRFAPGVWEELLGLRDALEWPMDRVLMEFGGYRIDYKRSGCSIMTGDGYFIRNYDYMPKTYEGRYSFFQPTDQGYAIIGPTQRITGRMDGMNEKGLVMGYNFMHRKRPGDGFICCMIGRLVLESCANVEEAVTMLREIPHRHSFSYTVFDSTNQTFVVEASPRGVEVREANVCTNHFEIMKKENRNHLVDSLKRMDAIQSNRNSLKTAYDAFRLMNDTDGGVFSKLYSSWAGTIHTSGYLPREKKAWFALGGDQTPVEFDFNNWLQGDDLAQAKIHGEVDTDIPFVHMEDGAYWTGKS; the protein is encoded by the coding sequence ATGAAATACATACATAGCGACATCTTACAGTTTAGAGGGACACACTATGATTTTGGATACTGGCAAGGAGGAAAGCTGCGGGATTCCTGGACAGTCAAAAATAGGGTCAAGCAATGGAAAGTGAGAAAACCGCGCTTCACTGTAGAAGAGAGTGAAGTAAGAGAAGCCATTACCCGCTTCGCTCCGGGAGTTTGGGAAGAGCTGCTTGGACTTCGTGACGCCTTGGAATGGCCGATGGATAGAGTTTTGATGGAATTTGGCGGCTACAGGATCGATTATAAGCGCTCGGGATGTTCGATTATGACAGGAGATGGGTATTTCATCCGTAATTACGATTATATGCCGAAAACGTATGAAGGCCGGTACAGCTTTTTCCAGCCGACTGACCAAGGCTATGCGATTATTGGTCCCACCCAGCGGATTACTGGTCGAATGGATGGCATGAATGAAAAGGGATTGGTCATGGGCTATAATTTCATGCATCGGAAGCGTCCTGGAGACGGATTTATCTGCTGTATGATTGGACGTCTTGTGCTGGAGTCCTGTGCTAATGTGGAAGAGGCAGTGACGATGCTAAGGGAAATCCCGCACCGGCATTCGTTTAGCTACACTGTATTCGATTCTACAAATCAAACCTTCGTCGTCGAAGCTTCTCCCAGAGGCGTAGAAGTAAGGGAGGCAAATGTTTGCACCAATCATTTTGAAATCATGAAAAAGGAAAACCGCAACCATCTTGTGGATTCGCTGAAACGCATGGATGCCATCCAATCCAACCGGAATTCGTTGAAGACTGCCTACGATGCATTCCGTCTGATGAACGATACAGACGGTGGAGTATTCTCCAAGCTTTACAGCAGCTGGGCTGGAACTATTCATACATCAGGTTATTTACCGAGAGAAAAGAAAGCGTGGTTTGCGCTTGGAGGCGATCAAACCCCTGTGGAATTTGATTTTAATAACTGGCTCCAGGGTGATGACTTGGCTCAAGCAAAAATTCACGGAGAGGTGGATACCGATATCCCCTTCGTCCATATGGAAGACGGTGCTTACTGGACAGGAAAGTCATAA
- a CDS encoding VC0807 family protein, with amino-acid sequence MKQSKFIVLDLICYVVFPLAVWNLSRDYIGDYYAMLLSSIPGIIYTIYRFIALKKVNIFGIYMISTLIVGTLIDVLAGSAIQLLWNNVIYAYVLALLFLFTIVIKKPIALYFALDFSELQGYNRDFTRRLFHKKKLFHLFNWIVVAFAIQDLLLATIKYWLIIKYGVEAFDKGIILRQIINWGITFVIIGGFFYIGKIINENPELIKEVQEDIKKEV; translated from the coding sequence TTGAAGCAAAGCAAGTTTATAGTACTTGATCTGATTTGTTATGTTGTCTTCCCTTTGGCGGTGTGGAACCTCTCTAGAGACTATATTGGGGATTACTATGCGATGCTGCTCTCCTCGATCCCTGGGATTATTTACACTATCTATCGATTCATTGCCTTGAAAAAAGTGAACATTTTCGGGATTTATATGATTTCTACTCTCATTGTTGGTACGTTGATTGATGTATTGGCAGGGTCTGCTATTCAATTGCTTTGGAACAACGTAATCTATGCCTATGTATTAGCTTTATTATTCTTATTCACTATCGTCATCAAGAAGCCGATCGCACTTTATTTTGCTCTTGATTTCAGTGAACTTCAAGGATATAACAGAGATTTCACCCGCCGGTTATTCCATAAAAAGAAACTGTTCCATCTTTTTAATTGGATCGTAGTGGCTTTTGCCATTCAGGATCTTTTGCTTGCTACAATCAAATATTGGCTGATCATTAAATACGGTGTAGAAGCTTTTGATAAAGGAATTATTCTTCGCCAAATCATCAATTGGGGAATTACGTTTGTCATTATAGGCGGTTTTTTTTACATCGGAAAAATAATTAACGAAAATCCTGAGTTAATCAAAGAGGTTCAAGAAGATATAAAAAAGGAAGTATAG
- a CDS encoding NAD(P)/FAD-dependent oxidoreductase, translated as MKRVVILGGGYGGLNILNGLLENIPKDAHITVVDRNPYHSLKTEFYTIAAGTESDRHARVDFPVHDQVDYVFDEIEKIDVENEQVIIKNLTENITYDYLVIGLGCEDNYHGIEGAREFTESVQTFAKARSAGYSIGNLGAYKNVTVVGAGLSGIEVASEVRESRSDLNIRLLDRGDTVLKAFDSKIQKYVEKWFKENDVEVIHGANVEYVEKDGVCNNGICYMNDVTVWTAGVRPNFLVRELPFEKDNQDKIIVNDFYQVPSSQNVYVVGDCASADHSPSAQLAGQQGEKIADVLTAVLHNRVPERPSELKLKGTLGSLGKSDGFGNMMQKPMTGMLPRLAKSGVLWLSKRH; from the coding sequence ATGAAAAGAGTTGTCATCCTTGGCGGCGGTTACGGTGGTTTGAACATCTTAAACGGACTGCTCGAAAACATTCCGAAAGATGCACATATAACTGTCGTAGATCGCAACCCCTATCATTCATTAAAGACCGAATTCTATACGATCGCAGCCGGAACCGAATCAGACAGGCATGCTCGTGTAGATTTTCCAGTGCATGATCAAGTCGATTATGTGTTCGATGAGATTGAAAAAATTGATGTAGAAAACGAACAGGTCATTATCAAGAATCTTACTGAAAACATTACTTATGATTATCTCGTAATTGGACTTGGCTGTGAAGACAATTACCACGGCATCGAGGGTGCCAGAGAGTTTACTGAAAGTGTCCAAACCTTCGCAAAGGCGCGCAGCGCGGGGTACTCGATCGGAAACCTCGGGGCCTACAAAAATGTGACAGTAGTAGGCGCTGGACTGAGCGGAATCGAAGTCGCTTCTGAAGTCCGTGAGAGCCGCTCCGACTTGAACATCCGATTGCTTGACCGCGGTGATACAGTCCTTAAAGCGTTCGACTCCAAGATTCAAAAGTACGTGGAGAAATGGTTTAAGGAAAATGACGTCGAGGTCATCCACGGAGCAAATGTTGAATACGTAGAAAAAGACGGCGTCTGCAATAACGGGATTTGCTACATGAACGATGTTACGGTTTGGACCGCTGGTGTTCGCCCGAACTTCCTCGTAAGAGAGCTCCCTTTTGAAAAAGACAACCAAGATAAAATCATCGTCAACGACTTTTATCAGGTTCCGAGCAGCCAAAATGTGTATGTTGTTGGAGACTGTGCCTCAGCGGATCATTCCCCAAGTGCCCAGTTAGCCGGCCAGCAAGGTGAAAAAATAGCGGATGTCTTAACGGCCGTCCTCCATAACCGTGTACCAGAACGTCCAAGCGAATTGAAATTGAAAGGAACGCTTGGGTCTCTTGGTAAGAGTGACGGATTCGGTAATATGATGCAAAAACCAATGACAGGGATGTTGCCTCGTTTAGCGAAATCCGGTGTGCTTTGGTTAAGTAAGCGACATTAA
- a CDS encoding ATP-grasp domain-containing protein, whose translation MSKIYVLHENDEWTGHLTERLEELELPYELWHLDEGTLDLTSEPPEGIFYNRISASSHTRDHRYAPEFTEAVIAWLERHGRTVINGSRALRLEVSKVNQYMALNQAGIETPKTITAVGKNNIMKAADQLNLESFITKHNRAGKGQGVQLFHSKQALEEYLDGPSFDEPVDGITLLQQYIEAPEPYIIRHEFVGGKFVYGVKVDTSEGFELCPADACTIDDLYCPTDGEAEEPKAKFEILENYRPAIIDHYEAFLKENNIDVAAIEAIQDKDGNLYSYDVNTNTNYNSDAEAKAGVYGMLELAKYLREQLNHVHA comes from the coding sequence ATGAGCAAAATTTATGTACTTCATGAGAATGACGAATGGACCGGCCATTTAACGGAGCGCTTAGAGGAACTCGAGCTTCCTTATGAACTATGGCATCTGGATGAAGGAACGCTTGATTTAACAAGTGAACCTCCTGAAGGGATCTTTTATAATCGAATCAGTGCTTCTTCTCATACTCGTGATCATCGTTATGCCCCTGAATTCACAGAGGCCGTCATAGCATGGCTGGAGCGTCACGGAAGAACAGTGATCAACGGCAGCCGAGCGCTTAGGCTGGAAGTCAGTAAAGTGAACCAGTATATGGCGTTGAACCAGGCTGGCATTGAGACACCGAAGACCATTACCGCTGTTGGTAAAAATAATATTATGAAAGCTGCAGATCAATTGAACTTAGAGTCATTTATTACAAAGCATAACCGCGCTGGAAAAGGGCAGGGGGTGCAATTGTTCCATTCGAAACAAGCTTTAGAGGAATATTTGGATGGTCCTTCGTTCGATGAGCCTGTTGATGGCATTACTTTGCTGCAGCAGTACATCGAGGCCCCTGAACCTTATATTATCCGGCATGAATTTGTTGGAGGAAAGTTTGTATATGGAGTAAAAGTCGATACCTCTGAAGGTTTTGAACTATGCCCAGCCGATGCTTGCACAATAGACGATCTCTACTGCCCAACCGATGGGGAAGCTGAAGAACCTAAGGCAAAGTTTGAAATCCTTGAAAATTACCGACCAGCAATCATTGATCATTATGAAGCATTCTTAAAAGAAAATAACATCGATGTTGCTGCTATAGAAGCGATTCAGGATAAGGATGGAAACCTTTATTCTTATGATGTGAACACAAACACCAACTATAATTCAGACGCGGAAGCAAAAGCTGGAGTTTATGGAATGCTTGAGCTTGCCAAATATTTAAGAGAACAATTGAATCACGTTCACGCTTGA
- a CDS encoding ABC transporter substrate-binding protein, producing MKKLFMLVLLLILLSACSSNNEASSESGSEEKVAKDIKLVLDWTPNTNHTGIYVAKAEGYFEEEGLNVEIMMPGEAGADQLVASGKADFGISAQETLTEARVQGIPIVSIGAIIQHNTSGFASPKEKNITSPADYEGKTYGGWGAPVEKAVLSSLMQKENADVEEVDIVNMGNSDFFTAVERDIDFAWIYYGWTGVEAELRGEDLNMQYLTDYSDKLDYYTPVLTANEKTIKNDPEKVEAFMAAVSKGYEYAIDQPEKAADILIEAVPDLDPELVKASQKWLSPKYQDDAEQWGIQDVEVWENYAEWMYSHDLLDKKLKVEKAFTNEFLPAKEEK from the coding sequence ATGAAAAAATTATTCATGCTAGTATTGCTTCTTATTCTGCTAAGCGCCTGCTCGAGCAACAATGAAGCAAGTTCAGAATCCGGCAGTGAGGAGAAAGTAGCAAAAGACATTAAGCTTGTGCTGGATTGGACGCCTAATACCAACCATACAGGCATATATGTAGCAAAAGCGGAAGGCTATTTCGAAGAAGAAGGACTCAATGTTGAAATTATGATGCCAGGGGAAGCGGGCGCAGACCAGCTTGTTGCTTCAGGGAAAGCGGATTTTGGCATCAGTGCACAGGAAACACTGACGGAAGCACGTGTACAGGGAATTCCGATCGTCTCTATTGGAGCAATCATTCAGCATAATACTTCAGGGTTTGCTTCACCAAAGGAAAAGAACATCACCTCCCCCGCTGATTACGAAGGAAAAACGTATGGCGGCTGGGGGGCCCCTGTTGAGAAAGCTGTTCTTTCTTCCTTAATGCAGAAAGAAAATGCAGATGTGGAAGAAGTCGATATCGTTAATATGGGAAATTCTGATTTCTTTACCGCTGTCGAACGTGACATTGATTTTGCCTGGATTTATTATGGCTGGACTGGTGTCGAAGCCGAACTTCGTGGTGAAGACCTGAACATGCAGTACTTAACCGACTACTCGGATAAACTTGATTACTACACACCTGTTTTGACGGCAAATGAGAAAACTATAAAAAATGACCCTGAAAAAGTGGAAGCATTCATGGCAGCCGTTTCTAAAGGGTATGAGTATGCGATCGATCAACCTGAAAAAGCTGCCGATATCCTTATAGAGGCAGTTCCAGATCTTGATCCTGAACTTGTGAAGGCAAGTCAAAAATGGCTGTCCCCTAAATACCAGGACGACGCTGAACAATGGGGAATCCAAGACGTAGAAGTATGGGAAAACTACGCGGAGTGGATGTACAGTCATGATTTATTAGACAAAAAACTAAAAGTGGAAAAAGCATTTACGAACGAATTCTTACCAGCTAAGGAGGAAAAATAA
- a CDS encoding thiamine-binding protein encodes MANSLVSIQILPKTKGGEDVIPYVDHAISIINASGLKYEVHPLETTIEGDLNEILPMIEKINEAMVDRGCKNVISQIKILYQPEGASMDQLTEKYRS; translated from the coding sequence ATGGCTAATTCTCTTGTAAGTATTCAAATTCTACCAAAGACAAAAGGTGGAGAAGACGTCATTCCTTATGTTGATCATGCGATCTCCATCATCAATGCTTCAGGTTTGAAATACGAGGTCCATCCTCTTGAAACAACCATTGAAGGTGATCTTAACGAGATCCTTCCCATGATAGAAAAGATCAATGAAGCTATGGTCGATCGTGGATGTAAAAACGTCATCTCTCAAATTAAGATTCTCTATCAGCCTGAGGGAGCTTCGATGGATCAATTGACGGAGAAGTACCGCTCATGA
- a CDS encoding ABC transporter permease, with product MRRVFKKGWRPASVLILLLILWEGSSRAFEVPEWLLPAPSMITQEGIAGWNSYSHHLLSTIQLTIAGFLIGASVGLIIAITLHLLPAVREAVYPLLILSQNIPIIVLAPLLVIWFGFGALPKLIVIVLVCFFPIAVSAMDGLRQTTPELKHYMQMAGATQGQIFRKLEWPHALPSIFSGLKISATYSVMGAVISEWLGANRGIGVYMTLASSSFRTDRVFVAIFLIMILSLMFFFLINLIERQITKWQSKGADD from the coding sequence ATGAGAAGAGTATTCAAAAAAGGATGGAGACCAGCTTCGGTCCTCATCCTTTTGCTCATTTTATGGGAGGGAAGCAGCCGGGCTTTTGAAGTGCCTGAATGGTTATTACCTGCTCCATCCATGATTACGCAAGAAGGTATAGCCGGGTGGAATAGTTATTCTCATCACCTTCTTTCAACAATTCAACTAACGATAGCTGGCTTCTTGATTGGTGCAAGCGTGGGGCTGATCATCGCGATTACTCTTCATCTACTCCCTGCAGTGAGAGAGGCCGTTTACCCGCTTCTCATTTTGTCCCAAAACATCCCGATTATTGTACTGGCCCCTTTGTTAGTCATTTGGTTCGGTTTTGGAGCTTTACCTAAGCTGATCGTCATCGTTCTCGTCTGTTTTTTCCCTATCGCCGTTTCTGCAATGGATGGATTAAGACAAACGACTCCTGAATTGAAACACTACATGCAAATGGCAGGTGCAACACAAGGACAAATTTTTCGTAAGCTTGAATGGCCCCATGCCCTGCCATCGATATTCTCCGGTTTAAAAATTTCAGCCACCTACAGTGTCATGGGGGCTGTCATTTCAGAATGGCTTGGTGCTAATAGAGGAATCGGCGTGTATATGACGTTAGCCTCCTCCTCTTTCCGAACAGACCGAGTGTTTGTCGCCATCTTTTTGATTATGATCCTGAGCCTGATGTTCTTCTTTCTTATTAACTTAATAGAAAGACAGATAACCAAGTGGCAAAGTAAAGGAGCTGATGATTAA
- a CDS encoding ABC transporter ATP-binding protein, with translation MSKLTIKELSKSFDQQSIIQNLSLQVEEGEFVSILGPSGSGKSTLFHLVGGLIQPDDGHIFLNGKEITGEKGFISYMPQSPALFPWRTLLDNVVLGSEIKGETNRKAALEMIAKAGLSGFEHSYPNQLSGGMKQRASFIRSLLSPQSLICLDEPFSALDEFTRIEMQEWLLSVWEEHQKSILFVTHNIEEALFLSDRIIVLSDRPARVEKEFELPFSRPREQSILLTNEFLEWKKEIFQELQVHV, from the coding sequence ATGAGTAAGTTAACGATTAAAGAGTTATCCAAGTCTTTTGACCAACAATCCATCATTCAAAATCTTTCACTTCAAGTGGAAGAAGGTGAGTTCGTTTCGATCCTAGGGCCTTCAGGAAGTGGGAAAAGTACATTGTTTCACCTGGTTGGCGGCTTGATTCAGCCTGATGATGGCCACATCTTTTTAAATGGAAAAGAGATTACAGGGGAAAAGGGATTCATCAGCTACATGCCGCAAAGTCCAGCTCTTTTTCCTTGGCGAACCTTACTTGATAATGTCGTTCTAGGCAGTGAAATCAAGGGAGAAACTAACCGCAAAGCTGCTTTAGAAATGATTGCTAAAGCTGGGCTAAGTGGCTTTGAACATTCTTACCCAAATCAGTTATCTGGTGGCATGAAACAACGAGCTTCTTTCATTCGAAGTCTATTAAGCCCGCAATCTCTGATTTGCCTTGACGAACCTTTCTCGGCCCTTGACGAATTTACGAGGATCGAAATGCAGGAATGGCTCCTATCAGTTTGGGAGGAACATCAGAAGTCGATCTTATTTGTAACGCACAATATTGAAGAAGCACTCTTTTTATCAGATCGGATCATCGTTTTATCAGATCGGCCGGCACGCGTAGAAAAAGAGTTTGAACTTCCTTTTTCTCGCCCTAGAGAGCAGTCCATATTATTAACAAACGAATTCTTAGAATGGAAAAAGGAAATCTTCCAAGAATTGCAGGTGCATGTATGA
- a CDS encoding TatD family hydrolase, with product MKPIIDTHIHLDMYEEAYREQMLSELDRYSITHLISVSNNLNSSLKNLTWSMQDQRIKPATGFHPEQNIPTDQEIEQMTSLIHRYANRIVAIGEVGLPYYTRKKNPGVGLSPYVELLEHFLLLAKELDKPVVLHAIYEDADLVCDLLEKHDMTRAHFHWFKGFNTTIDRMKENGYFISVTPDCVYEKEIQSLIKIYPLDQLMVETDGPWAFDGPFKGKVTHPKMIHDSVEKISELKGLPVENIYGQLYKNTIDFYKIDSF from the coding sequence ATGAAACCTATCATAGATACACACATTCACCTTGATATGTATGAAGAAGCGTACAGAGAACAGATGCTCTCTGAACTCGATCGATATTCCATCACGCATCTTATTTCCGTGTCCAATAACCTGAATTCTTCCTTGAAAAACCTGACTTGGTCAATGCAGGATCAAAGGATTAAACCGGCCACAGGATTCCACCCTGAACAAAATATCCCGACAGATCAAGAAATAGAGCAAATGACGAGCCTCATTCATCGCTACGCTAACCGCATTGTTGCCATCGGAGAAGTCGGGCTTCCTTATTACACTCGAAAGAAAAACCCTGGCGTAGGTCTCTCTCCATATGTTGAGCTGCTGGAGCATTTCCTGCTTTTAGCTAAGGAATTGGATAAGCCGGTAGTCCTTCATGCCATCTACGAAGATGCCGATCTCGTCTGTGACTTGTTAGAAAAGCACGATATGACGCGTGCACACTTCCACTGGTTCAAAGGCTTCAATACTACCATTGATCGAATGAAAGAAAATGGTTATTTTATCTCTGTCACTCCTGATTGTGTCTATGAAAAAGAGATTCAATCCCTAATCAAAATTTATCCTTTAGACCAGTTGATGGTGGAAACGGACGGGCCCTGGGCATTTGATGGCCCCTTTAAAGGAAAGGTGACACATCCTAAAATGATTCATGATTCGGTTGAAAAAATTAGTGAGTTGAAAGGACTTCCGGTGGAGAATATATATGGTCAGTTGTACAAAAACACGATAGATTTTTATAAAATTGATAGTTTTTAA
- a CDS encoding DUF4395 domain-containing protein, producing the protein MSIPKPLVQTNQLFIVTTVLLGIFIHHSILFFPFVIGMYTLITKQNPIILISKKFLTKPANQYIPEDRDQQIFNQWIATICIGLAITFFYFNFTILGYIFSAMVVIAAGVALLGFCIGCTIRYRYMMWKHQRMTS; encoded by the coding sequence ATGAGTATTCCAAAACCTCTTGTTCAAACGAATCAATTGTTCATTGTCACGACGGTCTTACTCGGAATCTTTATCCATCATTCGATATTGTTTTTCCCCTTTGTTATTGGGATGTACACATTGATTACGAAACAAAACCCAATCATTTTAATAAGTAAGAAATTCTTAACTAAACCAGCTAATCAATATATTCCAGAGGATCGTGACCAACAGATCTTTAATCAGTGGATTGCCACAATCTGCATTGGGCTGGCGATCACTTTCTTTTATTTTAACTTCACTATTCTTGGGTACATCTTTAGCGCTATGGTCGTTATCGCTGCAGGTGTCGCCCTTCTAGGTTTCTGCATCGGCTGCACAATCCGTTACCGGTATATGATGTGGAAACACCAGCGGATGACTTCCTAA
- a CDS encoding flavodoxin family protein: MSQVKALFLNASLKNSEEQSNTEALWREVEKIYDQEEIVHESVRLADYYIPYGIDKDLGDGDEWPHIFEKIKDADIVVLGTPLWLGEKSSIATKALERMYGSSSETNEKGQAVFYNKVAGVVITGNEDGAKNAAESILYRMSHIGFVIPPNVDAYWVGEAGPGPSYIEANGIQNDFTKTHIEMLAYNTMHLAKIFKEQPIPAVGNTQ, from the coding sequence ATGAGCCAAGTAAAAGCGCTATTCCTAAATGCATCTTTAAAAAATTCAGAGGAACAATCGAATACAGAAGCGTTGTGGAGAGAGGTTGAAAAAATCTACGATCAAGAAGAAATTGTTCACGAAAGTGTTCGTTTAGCGGATTATTATATTCCCTATGGGATTGACAAGGATTTAGGTGACGGAGACGAATGGCCGCATATCTTTGAAAAAATTAAAGATGCCGATATCGTAGTCCTGGGTACACCACTCTGGTTGGGAGAGAAAAGCAGTATTGCGACGAAAGCACTTGAAAGAATGTACGGCAGCAGCAGCGAAACGAATGAGAAAGGACAAGCGGTTTTTTATAATAAAGTGGCTGGTGTAGTCATTACGGGTAATGAAGACGGGGCGAAAAATGCGGCTGAATCGATTCTTTATCGCATGTCTCATATTGGGTTCGTCATTCCCCCCAATGTAGATGCTTATTGGGTAGGGGAAGCAGGACCAGGTCCTTCGTACATCGAGGCCAATGGCATTCAGAACGATTTTACGAAGACTCATATCGAAATGTTAGCTTACAATACAATGCATTTAGCGAAAATTTTCAAGGAACAGCCTATTCCGGCCGTTGGAAATACACAGTAG
- a CDS encoding peroxiredoxin family protein produces the protein MNEYKLGEKVADFTLPATSDTEYSFEDFRNENGNDWHLLIYFRGSWCPACMEELKELQESKGYFDDKQIKITTISTDHLDSLKKMVDEHDFTFPVLADQNLSFLKEYGVHYHDESSPYEDHGTHGEPAYFLTDENGKLLYQQRQTNPFGRPHPKELRKIIQYIKKNLK, from the coding sequence ATGAACGAATATAAATTAGGTGAGAAAGTCGCTGATTTTACTTTACCTGCTACTTCAGATACTGAATATTCGTTTGAAGACTTTAGAAACGAAAACGGAAACGATTGGCATTTACTCATTTATTTTAGAGGCTCCTGGTGCCCTGCTTGTATGGAAGAGTTGAAAGAACTACAAGAAAGCAAAGGGTATTTTGACGATAAACAAATTAAAATCACAACGATATCGACTGACCACTTAGATAGCCTGAAAAAAATGGTTGATGAGCACGATTTTACTTTCCCGGTGCTGGCAGACCAAAATTTATCCTTTCTTAAAGAATACGGCGTCCATTACCATGATGAAAGCAGTCCTTATGAGGATCACGGGACTCACGGAGAACCAGCGTACTTTTTAACTGATGAAAATGGCAAGCTTCTTTATCAGCAAAGGCAGACAAACCCCTTTGGCCGCCCCCACCCTAAGGAACTGAGAAAGATCATTCAATACATTAAGAAAAACTTAAAATAA